A single genomic interval of Aureliella helgolandensis harbors:
- a CDS encoding HEAT repeat domain-containing protein, translated as MCLHMKLIFSATCLMSMLAASIVQSQEAVELRHLWEFDPDLGCWRLDAPEPAPLTVDMDRLSSEQDVYRIAEVRRIVKSASPVQPEQRDAVVGAVQQALLAGEANAQLRLALVSASLKLASDEQLHELWKMAASDEILRSVVEAGLIERRHSAAKSQWLSRLSLPHVREHDLRLAIRGVSAISATEAIEDLRGVVRSDALTLPIKLVASQSLGYLSTDGQETLARELLDSQAFAKEQLAASILVQHEGEAAARLMRDIFDSEFAPAQIMAFRWLDEHASEIAHELSQQALGHQDHQMRLLALKHLHQWHDAESLKLQGGLLSDRNPTVRRSVRDHLIEKAGDPMLEPIVNEILNEQLKGEPFQGSEQAVLVVAALDQKERSGQLIALLDHPRPEVSIRAAWALQQIVDAEPDLDAIFEYCQEWTAMLESEDRAGLVSHDDVIRLAFLFQALGRNRYQPADGMLRKYVPKNDQRMRSDARAAAIWALGEIFRGQEDADLIQTFAARMMDNHPLYPEDPAVRYSSAIAIGKIGGEQALKVLSPISGELPPQVVCAVEWGISQLQ; from the coding sequence ATGTGCCTGCATATGAAATTGATATTCTCCGCTACCTGCCTCATGTCGATGCTGGCAGCCAGCATCGTGCAATCGCAAGAAGCGGTCGAGCTGCGTCATCTTTGGGAATTCGACCCCGACCTTGGTTGCTGGCGACTGGACGCTCCCGAGCCAGCTCCGCTCACGGTCGACATGGATCGGCTGTCTTCGGAGCAGGATGTATATCGAATCGCGGAGGTTCGCCGGATCGTAAAATCAGCGAGTCCGGTCCAACCGGAACAACGCGACGCAGTCGTTGGAGCTGTGCAGCAGGCTCTGCTTGCGGGAGAGGCCAATGCGCAGCTTCGCCTCGCGCTGGTGTCAGCCAGTCTTAAACTTGCGAGTGATGAACAGCTGCACGAGCTGTGGAAGATGGCAGCTAGCGATGAGATCTTGCGGAGTGTGGTAGAAGCGGGATTGATTGAACGGCGGCATTCGGCGGCCAAGTCCCAATGGCTCTCGCGACTTAGTTTGCCCCATGTCAGGGAACACGACTTGCGGCTAGCCATCCGTGGCGTGTCTGCCATTTCAGCGACGGAGGCTATCGAGGATCTAAGGGGGGTGGTGCGGAGCGATGCGTTGACCCTTCCGATCAAGCTCGTTGCTAGCCAATCGCTCGGTTACCTGTCGACCGATGGGCAAGAAACGTTGGCTCGGGAGTTGCTGGACTCGCAAGCATTTGCCAAGGAGCAGCTGGCTGCAAGCATTTTGGTTCAGCATGAGGGGGAGGCGGCTGCGCGGCTGATGCGGGACATCTTTGACAGTGAATTTGCGCCTGCGCAAATTATGGCCTTTCGCTGGTTGGACGAGCATGCGTCGGAGATAGCCCATGAACTGTCGCAGCAAGCGCTGGGGCATCAAGACCATCAAATGCGTCTGTTGGCACTCAAGCATTTGCACCAATGGCACGATGCGGAAAGCCTCAAGCTACAGGGAGGGTTGCTGAGTGATCGCAACCCCACAGTACGCCGCTCAGTACGCGATCATTTGATCGAAAAAGCAGGCGACCCCATGCTAGAGCCGATTGTGAATGAGATTCTGAACGAGCAATTGAAGGGCGAGCCGTTTCAGGGGAGCGAACAAGCGGTCTTGGTCGTAGCTGCACTGGACCAAAAGGAACGCTCCGGGCAATTGATTGCATTGCTCGATCATCCCCGCCCGGAGGTTTCGATTCGCGCGGCCTGGGCACTGCAACAGATTGTCGATGCCGAACCTGACCTGGATGCCATCTTCGAGTATTGCCAAGAGTGGACGGCGATGTTGGAGTCGGAGGATAGGGCAGGCTTGGTATCGCACGACGATGTCATTCGACTGGCTTTTCTCTTTCAGGCGTTGGGACGAAACCGTTACCAACCGGCCGACGGCATGTTGAGAAAGTATGTGCCCAAGAATGACCAACGCATGCGTTCCGATGCACGCGCCGCTGCAATATGGGCGTTGGGGGAAATTTTTCGAGGGCAAGAGGATGCTGATTTAATCCAAACATTTGCGGCGCGGATGATGGACAACCATCCCTTGTATCCCGAAGACCCAGCCGTGCGATATTCATCTGCGATTGCGATAGGCAAGATCGGTGGTGAGCAAGCGCTCAAGGTGCTCTCTCCAATTTCCGGCGAGCTCCCGCCTCAAGTCGTATGCGCGGTGGAATGGGGAATATCACAGCTGCAGTGA
- a CDS encoding ABC transporter permease subunit — MNVPAVSGNPILHRELLDRLRSWKTAAAILAVAVVSSGLVMLRWPTDATVDIVSQGTQLVFRPLACALTLAVMMLVPAFPATSLVAERRRGTLALLLNSPLSAWQIYCGKLLSNVLLSLVLISVSLPALGACLAMGGITMQQHVGPLLLVLIALAVQYSAVGLWISIRSSTADASLRWTYVAIMALAVLSVGPLVLTGTLSGIKATLAQILTAVSPISALQQITASQASVAELGLHTGWMEFLIASCLVTAILAILTIRKLDPILLDRPRPAGKIVSGPPSLARRMAYLVDPERRKSGIAWWLNPILVKEFRTRKFGRLHWLIRLVSICAIVSLMLTVVAATGTVSWGVERIAGPLVLMQIGLLLLVGPSLGANLIAAEVESGGWQLLRVSPISTIRVLSGKLMSVVWTLLLVLLATLPGYLVMSYIQPSLAGQISNVVVSLLFAVALVVSISATVSAFCRSTAVATATSYGILLTLFAGTLLIWMARGKPFGPIFVERVLMFNPAALALSEMGAPGFQNYDLTPGGWWVSGVLALVCLLVLSIRTWLLTRPD; from the coding sequence ATGAACGTCCCCGCCGTCAGCGGAAATCCCATCCTGCATCGAGAGTTGCTCGACCGACTACGCTCGTGGAAGACTGCAGCGGCAATTCTGGCCGTAGCGGTGGTGAGTAGTGGCTTGGTCATGTTGCGCTGGCCAACCGACGCCACGGTGGACATCGTTAGCCAGGGAACGCAGCTGGTCTTTCGCCCCTTAGCCTGCGCCTTGACCCTGGCCGTTATGATGTTGGTTCCCGCCTTTCCAGCAACATCCCTGGTGGCCGAACGCAGGCGAGGAACGTTGGCGCTCTTGCTCAACTCTCCCCTGTCAGCCTGGCAGATCTACTGCGGCAAATTGCTCAGCAATGTGCTGCTGTCCCTCGTCTTGATTTCGGTGAGTCTACCAGCTCTTGGCGCGTGTTTAGCAATGGGCGGAATCACCATGCAGCAACATGTTGGGCCGCTGCTACTGGTGTTGATCGCCCTGGCGGTGCAGTACTCGGCGGTAGGTTTGTGGATTAGTATCCGATCGAGTACGGCGGATGCGAGCCTACGCTGGACCTATGTCGCAATCATGGCCTTAGCTGTATTGTCCGTGGGGCCGCTGGTGCTGACCGGCACACTATCGGGCATCAAAGCGACGTTGGCTCAAATTCTAACAGCGGTCTCGCCAATCTCGGCACTACAGCAGATCACGGCGTCGCAGGCTAGCGTAGCGGAACTGGGACTCCACACGGGGTGGATGGAATTCTTGATCGCGAGTTGTCTCGTTACCGCAATTCTGGCGATACTTACGATCCGCAAGCTCGATCCCATTCTGCTCGATCGCCCCAGGCCGGCTGGCAAAATCGTCAGTGGGCCCCCAAGCCTGGCGCGACGCATGGCCTATCTGGTAGATCCGGAGCGGCGGAAATCGGGGATTGCCTGGTGGCTCAACCCGATCCTGGTGAAGGAGTTTCGGACGCGAAAATTCGGGCGTTTGCATTGGCTGATTCGCCTCGTTTCGATTTGTGCCATCGTGTCGTTAATGTTGACGGTTGTGGCTGCGACTGGGACGGTTAGCTGGGGAGTCGAGCGGATTGCGGGTCCCCTGGTACTCATGCAAATAGGCCTGCTATTGTTAGTGGGACCTAGCTTAGGTGCGAATCTCATCGCGGCTGAAGTCGAGAGTGGCGGGTGGCAGTTACTGCGGGTATCGCCCATCTCAACGATCCGCGTGCTTTCCGGAAAGTTGATGAGCGTCGTTTGGACCTTGCTACTCGTGCTACTGGCTACCTTGCCAGGCTATTTGGTCATGAGCTACATCCAGCCCTCGCTGGCGGGACAAATCTCCAATGTGGTGGTCTCCCTGCTGTTCGCTGTGGCGTTGGTGGTGTCGATTAGTGCGACCGTTAGCGCATTCTGCCGTTCGACGGCAGTTGCTACTGCGACAAGTTACGGAATTCTGCTTACCCTTTTTGCGGGCACTCTGCTGATTTGGATGGCACGTGGCAAGCCCTTCGGACCCATATTCGTCGAGCGTGTGCTGATGTTCAATCCCGCGGCACTGGCTCTCAGTGAAATGGGGGCCCCTGGTTTCCAAAATTATGATTTGACGCCAGGGGGATGGTGGGTAAGTGGAGTGCTGGCGCTCGTTTGCTTGTTGGTGCTGAGTATCAGAACTTGGCTGCTAACACGTCCCGACTAG
- a CDS encoding ABC transporter ATP-binding protein, with protein sequence MSSSSEPVVCTRNLCKSYGSFTALKDLTIHVDRGQILGFIGPNGAGKTTTIKILVGLSRATSGSATIAGVDCSENAAQIKHLVGYMPDRFGSYDNMRVREYLDFFGAIYRIPTSRRRKRIEEVLEITNATYMQDKFVESLSHGMQQRVGIARTLLHDPTVMILDEPANGLDPSARIEMREILLRLAGEGKTLIVTSHILPELARICDTVAIVTGGSLRAFGTLDEVMRTLCPVRSYEIQLLTEQDLDLAIAGLAKALPECRPNVSRPERMLRFPIAETEERLSQLLSQLVSEGVKMVQFREVVGDLEDAFLSVAAGKSEAVDSPHSPAAESTAEVTS encoded by the coding sequence ATGTCGTCCAGTTCAGAACCGGTTGTATGCACGCGGAATCTTTGCAAGAGTTATGGCAGTTTCACGGCGCTCAAGGATTTAACGATCCACGTGGATCGCGGCCAGATTCTGGGATTCATTGGTCCCAACGGTGCCGGAAAAACAACGACCATCAAGATCTTGGTGGGCTTGTCGCGTGCAACATCTGGATCAGCCACGATCGCCGGTGTGGACTGCAGCGAGAATGCCGCGCAAATCAAACATTTGGTGGGCTATATGCCCGATCGGTTTGGATCGTATGACAACATGCGGGTGCGCGAGTACCTCGACTTCTTCGGTGCAATTTACCGGATTCCAACCAGTCGTCGTCGCAAACGCATCGAAGAGGTTCTGGAGATTACCAACGCGACGTACATGCAAGACAAGTTTGTAGAAAGTCTGAGTCACGGCATGCAGCAACGCGTGGGAATCGCGCGAACGCTCTTGCATGATCCGACGGTAATGATCCTCGACGAGCCCGCGAATGGCCTCGACCCGAGTGCTAGAATCGAAATGCGAGAAATATTGCTGCGTTTAGCCGGCGAGGGAAAAACTCTGATCGTCACCAGTCATATTTTGCCTGAATTGGCTCGTATCTGTGACACGGTGGCAATCGTTACCGGCGGCAGTTTGCGAGCTTTCGGAACCTTGGACGAAGTCATGCGTACGCTTTGCCCTGTCCGTAGTTACGAGATCCAATTGCTGACCGAACAGGATTTGGACCTTGCCATCGCAGGGCTTGCTAAAGCGTTGCCTGAATGCCGCCCGAATGTTAGTCGGCCGGAGCGAATGCTACGATTTCCAATTGCTGAGACGGAGGAGAGGCTGTCACAGCTACTGAGTCAGCTGGTGAGCGAGGGAGTGAAAATGGTGCAATTCCGCGAAGTGGTAGGGGATCTCGAAGACGCTTTCCTTTCCGTGGCTGCTGGGAAATCCGAGGCGGTCGATAGTCCCCATTCACCTGCCGCAGAAAGCACCGCTGAGGTGACTTCATGA
- a CDS encoding outer membrane protein assembly factor BamB family protein: MSLVYRSSLEGARLPRFTSVLLAAICLFLPMPNARAQTTEATTTTIADGYQPSSTDWPWWRGPRADGVTTSQRIPTQWSNTENILWKAAVPGLGHSSPIVVHKKIFLTTAEEEGEIQSLLCYELETGEQQWSTPLHRGQFSEKHRDNSHASATPASDGRHIFTAFGNSDGLFLSAVDMDGKIAWSNRVGPYPSEHGFCASVCIHNSLVFVAGEALQTGFIGAFSCATGEEVWRQPRTPDDEHANYATPVVVELAGRMQLILAGWHLVSSYDPLTGELIWENPGPADVNANCIAVEDPYLIVSGGYPQKKVICIKTDEMDGVHGRKVIWEAVRNVAWVPSPLIHNGRLLLLADSGVLSDLDLLTGEFLWTTRVGSSAYASPIQVDDLFMATTRDGKVTVFKSDQDFQLVSENELEDGGGNATPVVVDHKILIRTDHSLYCIGDDQHL, translated from the coding sequence ATGTCCCTTGTTTACAGAAGTTCACTGGAGGGCGCACGGTTGCCGCGTTTCACTTCAGTATTGCTCGCGGCTATTTGCCTCTTCCTTCCCATGCCCAACGCACGGGCCCAGACAACGGAGGCAACCACAACAACCATCGCGGACGGTTACCAGCCAAGCTCCACTGACTGGCCCTGGTGGCGCGGGCCCCGCGCGGACGGCGTGACCACCTCACAACGAATTCCGACCCAATGGAGCAACACTGAAAACATCCTCTGGAAGGCGGCTGTCCCTGGCTTGGGACACTCTTCTCCTATCGTCGTCCACAAGAAAATCTTCCTCACCACCGCGGAAGAGGAGGGCGAGATTCAATCGCTCCTCTGTTATGAACTTGAGACCGGCGAACAGCAGTGGAGCACACCACTGCACCGTGGGCAGTTCTCGGAGAAACACCGCGATAATTCGCATGCCTCCGCGACTCCCGCCTCCGACGGTCGCCACATTTTTACAGCCTTTGGAAACAGCGACGGTCTATTCCTTTCGGCCGTCGACATGGATGGAAAAATCGCGTGGTCCAACCGCGTGGGGCCCTATCCTTCAGAACACGGATTTTGCGCCTCCGTCTGCATTCACAATTCCTTGGTCTTCGTAGCTGGCGAAGCGCTGCAAACCGGCTTCATTGGAGCTTTTTCCTGCGCCACCGGAGAGGAAGTCTGGCGACAACCGAGAACGCCCGATGACGAGCACGCAAACTACGCAACGCCTGTCGTAGTGGAGCTGGCGGGGCGAATGCAATTGATCTTGGCCGGCTGGCATTTAGTGAGCAGTTACGACCCGCTGACCGGAGAATTGATCTGGGAGAACCCGGGGCCTGCCGATGTGAACGCAAACTGCATCGCGGTTGAAGACCCTTACCTCATCGTCAGTGGTGGCTATCCTCAAAAGAAAGTCATCTGCATCAAAACCGACGAAATGGACGGTGTCCATGGGCGGAAAGTCATTTGGGAAGCGGTGCGAAACGTCGCTTGGGTGCCGTCGCCATTGATCCACAATGGACGCCTCCTGCTACTGGCCGATTCAGGTGTCCTTTCTGATTTGGATTTATTGACCGGTGAGTTTCTGTGGACCACACGGGTTGGGAGCTCAGCCTATGCTTCGCCAATTCAAGTGGATGACCTCTTCATGGCCACGACCCGAGATGGCAAAGTTACCGTATTTAAATCGGACCAAGATTTTCAATTGGTCTCCGAAAATGAGCTCGAAGATGGCGGTGGTAATGCCACTCCAGTAGTCGTCGATCATAAGATCCTCATCCGCACCGATCATTCGCTATACTGCATCGGGGATGACCAACACCTCTAA
- a CDS encoding MOSC domain-containing protein produces the protein MKLIGRVASIQVGKSRQFPGASQEPSIENTDRPTRTTGAKPWTSAIIKEPVEGAIYVGLQNLVGDEQADLVHHGGIDKAVLGYASTHYEQWQADLPEFNFAPGSFGENLTLDGLEESTCCIGDQYSIGECVLEVSQPRQPCWKLTRRWGIPRLAIQVQRTGRTGWYFRVLQVGNIRSGQSIELIHRPFPQWTIAAASNVMYAKPRNPADDLALANCDALSASWSKTLRDRVRLNTDTDQTPRLFGSDSNAAD, from the coding sequence ATGAAACTGATCGGTCGCGTCGCATCCATCCAAGTCGGAAAATCGCGCCAGTTCCCAGGCGCAAGCCAGGAGCCCTCCATTGAAAATACCGACAGGCCGACCAGAACAACGGGGGCCAAACCGTGGACATCCGCAATTATCAAGGAACCGGTCGAGGGTGCCATCTATGTTGGATTGCAGAACTTGGTGGGGGATGAGCAGGCCGATTTGGTTCACCATGGCGGAATCGACAAAGCCGTTTTAGGCTACGCCTCTACGCATTATGAGCAATGGCAAGCGGATTTGCCCGAATTCAATTTTGCTCCCGGCAGTTTCGGAGAAAACTTGACACTCGACGGCCTGGAGGAATCTACCTGTTGCATCGGTGACCAGTATTCCATTGGAGAGTGCGTGCTCGAAGTATCGCAGCCCCGTCAACCCTGCTGGAAGCTCACGCGACGGTGGGGGATCCCGAGACTGGCTATTCAAGTCCAGCGGACGGGACGAACGGGCTGGTACTTCCGAGTCTTGCAAGTTGGCAACATTCGATCTGGCCAAAGCATCGAGCTCATCCATCGCCCTTTTCCGCAGTGGACCATCGCTGCTGCTAGCAACGTAATGTACGCCAAACCTCGCAATCCGGCGGACGATCTAGCGCTGGCGAACTGCGATGCTCTCTCCGCTTCTTGGTCCAAGACGCTGCGAGACCGCGTGCGACTGAATACTGATACAGATCAAACACCCCGGCTGTTTGGCAGTGATTCGAATGCTGCCGATTAA
- a CDS encoding neutral/alkaline non-lysosomal ceramidase N-terminal domain-containing protein: MKLCLLALSGLSLWFSCTLHGQTFERPATRQTPAVDTTRSGFQSQEGSTKFTAFPMQRPEDSEESNSDNLLRVGLAETDITPPIGFPIAGYYHERLAEGTIDPLKAKAIVFRGQEEGALVICDLIGITTDLSREVRRLASEKTGIAACNIVVAATHSHTAPDYVKELYLYLGEEPQAAGRAEYIEQLIHGVVDAITQAHERARPMALAAGSTLQATNVSFNRRFVMRDGSVLTWQSHSNPDVVKAAGPIDPEIGILAMRDPESGELQGIINNFSLHLDTVSGMRWSADFPFFIERKLRQQNNPQLLSLFATGCCGDINHSDPTRKERNKVDFIGNALAETISAQIPHLRAIDTPQFIMKSQVVELPLQKTTREQVARSVEILKLVQGGSKVHFLDHVRAYKELMLDHLLHYDPFVETADYISWGLSRSLAGVGDTLPVDVSVMAIGHDTAIVCLPGEVFVDLGLAIKQASPYRTTILVELSNTDETIYIPHRAAYAGGSYEVTNSTLQPGGGELLVEAAVELLRQSAAESAD, from the coding sequence ATGAAACTTTGCTTGCTCGCTTTATCCGGCTTAAGCCTATGGTTTTCCTGTACTCTCCACGGCCAAACTTTCGAGAGACCGGCGACACGGCAAACGCCTGCCGTCGATACGACTCGCAGCGGCTTCCAGAGTCAGGAAGGCAGCACGAAGTTTACAGCCTTTCCCATGCAACGCCCCGAGGACTCTGAAGAGTCCAATTCAGACAACTTATTGCGAGTCGGCTTGGCAGAAACCGACATCACGCCTCCCATCGGCTTTCCCATCGCTGGTTACTACCATGAACGCCTAGCTGAAGGGACCATCGATCCGCTCAAAGCCAAAGCCATCGTATTTCGTGGGCAAGAAGAGGGAGCTCTCGTCATCTGCGATCTGATCGGAATCACGACCGACCTGTCGCGCGAGGTACGACGGTTGGCATCCGAAAAAACGGGGATCGCCGCTTGCAACATCGTGGTCGCCGCAACGCACTCGCACACAGCACCCGACTACGTGAAAGAACTGTACCTCTACTTGGGCGAAGAACCTCAGGCAGCTGGCAGGGCGGAATACATTGAGCAATTGATTCACGGCGTGGTCGATGCTATCACGCAAGCCCACGAGCGGGCCCGCCCCATGGCTTTAGCCGCTGGTTCCACCCTACAGGCGACCAACGTATCCTTTAATCGCAGATTCGTGATGCGAGATGGCAGCGTGCTTACCTGGCAATCGCATTCCAATCCCGATGTGGTGAAGGCGGCCGGTCCCATCGACCCTGAAATTGGCATCCTGGCAATGCGCGATCCAGAATCCGGAGAGTTGCAGGGCATCATCAACAATTTTTCGTTGCACTTAGATACCGTCAGCGGCATGCGGTGGAGCGCCGACTTCCCGTTCTTCATTGAACGCAAGCTTCGGCAGCAGAACAATCCACAACTATTATCCCTGTTTGCGACAGGCTGCTGTGGCGACATCAATCACTCAGACCCAACGCGAAAAGAGAGGAACAAAGTTGACTTTATTGGCAATGCCCTGGCAGAGACGATCTCCGCTCAGATTCCGCATTTGCGTGCGATCGATACTCCGCAATTCATCATGAAATCCCAAGTCGTGGAGCTCCCGCTGCAGAAGACGACTCGCGAGCAAGTGGCGCGCTCGGTGGAGATCCTTAAGCTTGTTCAAGGCGGTAGCAAGGTCCACTTTCTAGATCACGTCAGAGCCTACAAGGAACTGATGCTAGATCACCTGCTCCACTACGATCCCTTTGTGGAAACCGCAGACTATATCTCTTGGGGACTAAGCCGTTCATTGGCGGGCGTTGGTGACACGCTGCCTGTTGATGTAAGTGTCATGGCCATCGGTCACGACACCGCGATCGTTTGCCTGCCGGGCGAAGTCTTCGTAGACCTAGGACTCGCTATTAAACAAGCCTCACCATACCGCACCACGATCTTGGTGGAGCTGTCCAATACCGACGAAACCATCTACATTCCTCATCGTGCCGCGTATGCTGGCGGAAGCTACGAAGTTACCAATTCAACTCTTCAGCCGGGTGGTGGTGAACTGCTGGTCGAAGCAGCGGTGGAGCTGTTGCGTCAATCCGCAGCCGAGTCAGCCGACTAA
- a CDS encoding right-handed parallel beta-helix repeat-containing protein: MRCLAIITAILFSLVQPAVSAHATIVNAADYPSLQDAADAIPASGGVLQIPPGTHHLQTPLRIKTGDTQVIGFGASTNLINQNTEGLPAILIENPAFSAKATPSQERLWRVSVTNLRITGNAKSGAGIEARYIEEIHIHSVSCSYNGGDGFHLHFCYEDPRINDNLLTYNKKCGVSLEGCHDIIVSANQFEENQDALRCIDSFNLTMNGNNIDDHLGNGVIIEDTYGSVLSGNMIEECQGWAIILDRDCYGITISANVIAHDFSGGIDLRDAHGCAISANTFTLVKKTGIAVRSESASITITGNNFCDTWVGNDAEGKAILRRDDSPTKTEANPNEAAGVLLQACQQVVLSGNLFSRLSNAAIIEEDTCRDIIRNGNAIFKR; this comes from the coding sequence ATGCGCTGCTTAGCAATCATCACTGCAATCCTCTTCAGCCTAGTACAACCAGCGGTCTCAGCACACGCGACTATCGTCAATGCAGCCGATTACCCGTCGCTCCAGGACGCAGCCGATGCTATTCCAGCCAGTGGCGGCGTGTTGCAAATTCCCCCGGGAACTCACCACCTCCAAACTCCGCTTCGCATCAAAACGGGGGACACGCAAGTCATCGGTTTTGGGGCATCCACGAACCTGATCAACCAAAACACGGAAGGGTTGCCAGCCATTCTGATCGAGAACCCTGCTTTCTCAGCCAAAGCAACTCCCAGCCAAGAACGCCTATGGCGTGTTAGTGTGACCAATCTGCGAATCACCGGCAACGCGAAGAGTGGCGCGGGTATCGAAGCTCGCTACATCGAAGAAATTCACATCCACTCAGTTAGTTGCAGCTATAACGGTGGAGATGGATTTCACCTGCACTTTTGCTATGAGGATCCCCGCATCAATGACAATCTTCTAACTTACAATAAGAAATGCGGAGTCTCTCTTGAGGGTTGTCATGACATCATCGTTTCAGCCAACCAATTTGAAGAGAATCAAGATGCATTGCGGTGCATCGATTCTTTCAACCTCACGATGAACGGAAATAACATCGACGATCACCTTGGGAATGGAGTCATTATCGAAGACACCTATGGTTCCGTTCTGTCGGGCAATATGATCGAAGAGTGTCAGGGGTGGGCTATCATCCTCGACCGTGATTGTTACGGCATCACAATCTCAGCCAATGTTATTGCTCACGATTTCTCAGGAGGAATTGACCTCCGTGATGCACACGGATGTGCCATTTCGGCCAACACATTCACATTGGTCAAAAAAACAGGGATCGCCGTTCGCAGCGAATCTGCCAGTATCACAATCACGGGCAATAATTTCTGTGACACATGGGTTGGAAACGATGCTGAGGGCAAGGCAATTCTGCGGCGCGACGACTCCCCCACCAAGACCGAAGCAAATCCCAATGAGGCGGCCGGCGTCCTGCTCCAAGCTTGCCAGCAAGTCGTGCTTTCCGGTAACCTGTTCTCCCGCCTCAGCAATGCAGCCATTATCGAAGAAGATACGTGCCGGGATATTATTCGCAATGGCAATGCAATCTTCAAACGCTAA